The DNA sequence ccacattttttcaaataaaaaactcaaataaaaatccaaacaaaaattaacaaacttacggatcaaaacaaacaaacttattggtcagaaaaatatcacaaattcaacgaaaaatcaaaacatactCACAACATtacagataaaatgaaacaaataaacaagtccaaCTAATAATTGTGCACAAAACCATAGGTCGTGGTCTTGGGTCACTGATCTTTATAGCCCATGGTATGATAGTGGATTGTTAAACTTGAACACTCGTCACTCAGTTACAGTGGGTCTCTAACATACAGACCCACGATGAAAACCGTGGTATTGAGTCGAAGAGACCCCCGGCCAAACTGTGGTACTCATAGTCACAGTGGGTCTCTAACGTACAGATCCACGACGAAAACCGTGGTATTGAGTCATAGAGACCCACGGCCAAACCATGGTCTTATCGTCGTAGATTGCAGCTTGGCCATGAGTACCCACAATAATGGAGAGAATTGAGAAGTTGGTTTAAAGGACGAGGAGAAGAAGGGAAATAgggtggagaagaaaaaaaaaagaggagtgGGGTTGGTGGCTTTTTAGGCGTGAAAGTCCTAAAGGAATGGGGAAAagagaagggggaggggggATGGCTGTTGGAaaggagagaaatgatagtAGAGAGATTGAGAGTGTGAAAAATGGTATTTGTagtttgggttttgtttttttaatatatttgatgttatgatttatgtttttatttatatatattaaaggccGGGTACTTGGCAACCCCCCCGGACATTAAAACGGGAGAATTAAAGCTCATCCACCATTGGAATGCAGGCCGGTCGCAGACCTGCTCTCCATTGCATTGTATCAGAAGGTGTTGGGTTTTACCCTTATCGATTTGCTCGACTTAGCTCTAACAATTTTCTTTGGCCGaatatctcctcttgttctttctCATCTATTAAATAGCAACAAATAGATCACATAGATCAGAAATTCGAAATCTGACTTCCTATCCTAAATGGATTCAAATCTTGGATAAGATATATTTCTCATACTTATCTACccaatctaaatattcaaattataaatcctATACAGCTGTACAAATCTGTTTATACCCGAAATACATAGATCAAACAtaggaattaattcaaataaatataattcacTAAtacccccctcaaattgatgttgGTGTATCTACTAGCGTCAATTTGCTAAATAGGAATTGATGCCGTTGTCTAGTCATTACTTTTGGGAATATATCAGCTACTTGAAGATCCGTAGAGATATGAAGAAGAATAATAGATATAGCCTCATAAGCTTGACGAATATAGTGACAATCCacttcaatatgtttggtaCGCTCGTAAAATACTGGATTGGTTACAATTTGAATGGCACTAGTGTTGTCACCATGAAGAGGAGTTGGCTTATCTTGCAAAAACCCAAGCTGTTGAAGAATGCCCCGCAACCACATCACCTCAGAGCAAGCTGCTGACATAGctctatattcagcttcagtAGAGAATTTAGAAGCACACTCTTGCTTCTTGCATTTCCAGGAGATCAGTGAATCTCCAAGAAAGATGCACCAATTAGTTGTAGAACGCCTAGAATCTGGGTAACcagcccaatcggcatcactaTAAGCCATAACTTGTAAAAAAGTGTCAGCAGGAAAAAATAACCCACGGTTAGGATCCCAATCAAATATCTAATAATACGACGAACAACCCTTAAATGCAAGTGCCGAGGAGTGTCCATAAATTTACTGACAATATGGACAACATATGAGATATCTGGACGTGTGATAGTGAGGTAGATTAGACTCCCAACAAGCTTTCTATAATGTAGGatcaaaaattaaatcatccTCATCCTTCCGATACTTCACGTTGACTTCCATAGGAGAGTATCAACTGAAGTAGTCTCCCCCAACATAGCCAACTGAACAAGGTCCTGGGTGTATTTatgttgattaataaataaCCCATGTGGCTGATTATGAACTTCCAGCCCCAAGAAATAAGTCAACAGTCTcaaatctttcatatgaaagacctTATGAAGATGCATCTGAACCTTTTGAATAAATTCAATATCAGATCCAGTAATAATGATATCGTCCACATAGaccaacagaaaaataaaaccagaaTCACTCTTATGAAGGAACAAAGAAGCATCATAGTCGCTCTGAGTGAATTGAAACTCAAGTAAGGTATTGTGGAACTTCTCAAACCAAGCTCTACGAGCTTGTTTTAGACCATACAATGACCTTTTCAGCTTACAAACATCATTAGTTGAGGAAAAGTATACTAGAAGGAAGTTTTATTTAAATGTcctcttttaattcaccatGAAAGAAAGTATTcttcacatccatttgatgtAATCGCCAAGACTGAGAAGCGATAATGGCAAGAAGGAGACGAACAATCGTCATCTTAGCAATAGGAGCAAACGTCTCATCATAATCAATCTCATATTCTTGTCTATTTTCCAAAGCTACCAAACAAGCTTTATATCTCTCAAGGGACCCATCTGATCTAAGCTTTATAGAATACACCCACTTACTACCAATAGGTGTCACAGAAGAAAGACAAGACACAATATCACAAGTGTCATTGGCCGCTAGTGCATCCATTTCTACATGCATGGCATTCCTCCAACACTCATGTTTCATAGCTTGCTTATAAGAGGATATAATAGCAATAGAAGAAAGTGTAGCAAACATagaagaatgagatgaaaaaccaTACCGATCCAGGGGTTTAGAGACTCTAGAAGTATGGCGACAAGATGATGGATCATAAGATGTGTCAAGGGATTGATCAGGAGCCACGGGTGGATGCTCAGGAGGGCCCGAAAGAGCGATTAGATCTACTGGATGAGATGGTTTACGTTTGCTGTAAACACAACCAGGTTTAAACCGAGCAAAAGCTGGTGTAGAAGTTGTATCCTCATCTGAAAAATTTGGCAAAGCACAGAAATTAGGAGGAATAAGGTCTAGATGAGTACGAAAAAATTGTTGTTTGTCAAAGAACACTACATTGCAAGAAACTCGAATGCGTTTAGCCCGaggatcaaaacaaacaaaacccttTTGAAAAGAATTATACCCTAAAAAGGCACATTTGACTGATTGAGCAGAAATTTTGTGTCTTTCGTGAGATGGAAGATGtccaaaacaaacacaaccaaatgAGTGCAATTGAGAATAGTCTTGGGAGTTCCTAAATAGCAAAGAATAAGGAGAAACATTGTCTTATACTGGAGTAAGtaatctattaattaaatacataacagTAGACAAAGTTTCACACTAAAAGCGAGAGGGCACACACGAATCAATTAGGAGAGCTCAAACAATATCAAGAAGATGACGATTCTTTCTTTTaactactccattttgttgtggagtataTGGACAAGAACGTTAAGAAATAATTCCTTGATCTTAAAGGAACATTTGAAACTCAGTAGATAAGCCAAGAAACGCTTGAATACCGGAAATACTTCATTCTTAGTGCGAAGAAAGTAAATCCAAGTAAAATGAgtataatcatcaataaatattacaaaatatttataatgatcatGAGATTCTATTGGAACAATACCCCACACATCACTATGAATAACATTAAAGGCACGAGTGGCATGAGATCATTTTGAAGGAAAAGGCAAAACTTTACTTTTAGCTAACTTGCATATATCACAATAAAAATTTGATTGATCAAGTGAATAGGAATATTTATTACCaattaaaccaaaaaataacTTATGCAGTATGTGAGAATTGGGATGTCCCAACCGCCTATGCCAATCCTTCATACTCAAAGTACCAACAttataataaaacaaagataaaGATTTTGACTCAACAGATTTTGAATCTAAACATAAAGGAAATAACCGACCCTTTTTAGGATCCCTCGCGACCATCTTCCCGGTCACCTGATCCTGTACAAGACAACCAGAAGAAGTGAATAACACTCTACAATTGCTATCAACTAATTTTCTAATAGAAATCATATTGGTATTTAATGAATgagacaccaaaacattatttaaGGAATGAGAAATGTCACATACGACAGTGATAGGTAGGGAACTACCATCTGCTGTGTGAATCTTAAGTGGACCATCATACTGTGAGACATTAACAAGAGAGTGAGAGGCACTTGTCATACGGTTGGTGGCACCAGAATCAAAATACCAAGGTTTCAAGgctgattttgtttttcctgAAATACCAAAAGTTGAAAGTGCTGAAATGATCATTTGTTGGACCATTTATGGTGTAATAGAGGTGGGATTTTGAGAAGTGGAAGCTAGAACATGAGAAAAAGTGGCCAAGGTAGAGTTGGCAGCACTAGTAGCCTTGGCAGCAGCTGAATAAGCAGTTTATTGGCGACGTGGAGGACATATCAGGCAATCCTTGATGATATGTCCTTGCTTCTTGCAATAGTTGCAAGTTTTCTTAGAGCAATTTGCAGCGAGATGCCCATAACCTTTGCAACTATAACATTGAGTAGTACTCAAATCCCTCCCTTTGATTTTTCCTTGAGTTGCATATGCCACAAGAGCTGGAGTAGCTTGTTCCATTGTTGTTTGGGTCATCAGTCGTTGCTCCTCTCAAAATAGCTCTCCCAAACACATATCAAGTGGAGGCACATGATCTCGGTTCATTAGATTAGTAtgaataaattcaaatttaggCCTCAGTTTCCTAAAAAGTTGTGCCCGCATGCTTGCTTCATGAACAGCTTGAATATCGGCCAAACTTGTTGCTGGAATTGAAGTGTATACAATATATGTATACTCAGCACACAAGTTACAAAAACCAGAATAAAAATCCTCCACAGAGAGAGCTCATTGAGAGAAATTTGACATTTCTAGTTCGAGTTGAAATCTCCTAGCTGCATTATTTTGAGTATACAGCTGCTTAAGATGATTCAACATATCACGAGCATTCTTGAATGAGCATAAATTTAAGATGATATGGGGATCAACAGATCCAAGAATCCAAGACATGACTCAGGCATCCTTGCTTTCCCAAGAAGCCTGCTGATCTTTGTCCTCTGGTGCCATGGTCTGTATaagtgagaaattaaaaaagttgaagcGTGTATTACAGATTTGGAATAGGGAGGAATTCAGTCGGGTggaggaaaaattaaaaaaagtggaaGACCGTATTTCTGAGCTGGATACTAGATTGGCCCAGCCTTATTCAACGCAGTTGGAGAACGAATGGTTGAATTGCCAACAAGACCACTCCCAGTGGGTACATAGAGAGGAAACGCTGGCCTGTCAAAAATCCCGCACGAAATGGCTGGTTGAAGGGGATGATAACATAGGTTTTTTTCATGCTTCCATACGGTTCAGGAAACAAAGTAAGAGGATTGTTAAAATGAGGCTCGATGATGGACGAACATTGGATACAGGGGAGGCGGTTCATGAAGAGGCAGTTGTATTCTTCCAACGTTTGCTCTCAGTAGCGCCGATTGCAAGCAACCTGGATGAGATGGAACTAGTTCAACCGGTGGTGTCCATGGAGGAAAATGAAGCACTGTGTACTGCACCGACTCTAGAGGAAATCAAACGGTCCCTTTGGTCTATGATGGCTTGGGACATTGTCAAAGAGGATTTGTTGGAAATGGTTGAGGATTTCTTTGCAGGACAACCGCTTTCTACTTTCTTTGGGGCTACCAATTTAGTCCTCATTCCGAAGGTTGATGAGCCTTTGGGCTTTGGTCAGTTTAGCCCGATCAGCCTTTACTCGGTTgtctataaaattatgtcaaagaTTATGGTCTTTCGACTTGCGTTGTTATTGGAAAAAATTATCTCGCCTGAGCAGGCATCATTTATTTCAGGTagaagcattttttaaaatatttcgcTGGCTTAGAAATTGGTTCAAGGAATTAATAGGAAGGTAAGGGGGCAATGTATTGCTAAAAATTGACATGGCCAAAGCTTATGACAGAGTGAATTGGAGGTTTCTTCTAGAGATCATTCGCCAGCTAGGTTTTTCTAAAAATGGCGAAGtattgtttttaatgatgtgtcCTCCCCTTTTTATTCGGTTATGCTCAATGGATGCTCCAAGGGTTTTTTTAAGCCGTCGCGTGGCCTACGACAAGGTgatcatttttctctttatctatttattttatcgGAGGAAATCCTTTCTAGAATGCTTCATAAAGAATTTAGCATGGGTCGGATTAAGCCTTTCCATCCGGGTGGAGGCACTTTATGTAACGCCCGTCTTTGTGGTttgactttttccaaaatatttttatataaaggacgacgggaattaccgacctgtttaaaacttttcacttgcatactcAGGGTgtgagactccacgtttataaataaaatgtgctttgataataaaagagggttacagcggaaaacataaatcttataataaaaagacctctcgtacgtttaaaactcgtgcctagactttcgtgctcttccccatgcgTGTCCGTCCCGATCATacagttcctgtgggggagggacatgcataaaaactaaaatgagtcgaagactcgtaagcattacttcatacagttaaaatataacaacataggttttcattcatacattcatcattcgtacatactattacgtgcgtgtctacgtgtcttgtgtgcgttcatttgaaaacgtcactggacgggacttttctttcaaaaggctttcctttatttaaaacgtgtcccccgtcagtacCTTCATTACTTCAAGAGTCGTTGTATggggttttacttttaaaaatgcTTTCTTGTCATAAAACGTTTcccccatcagtgccttcatttcttaaagagtccgTGCTCCTATGCtattgtgcatacatgtgcattcgtgcgttcgtgcatgcatgcatacatccattctttcttatcgctttcgtaggccagtacacacaattacgccccgtgtgtttgggattagcggtcttcctttggacccggattccgctcgtggccacgggttggaaatcccttttcatagggggcagtactgggtgcacttccagcactacttacccggcattgcaatctgtccattcatcggtaccttttttattcatgtcatgtggccgttacgtgtcttcatacattcatgctttcgtttctttctttcttacttttcatttattcgttcatgtcagctcgaaagagctgaagctttcgttcagttcgttctttcatttaatagtcctttctttttatgagaaaacatttcttttcgtgagaaaatatcgtttggggcgtaagctaaaatggtcttttcgtctttcagttcatttcagttctatcctctctttaatagttcgttcgtggaaaacatcgtttaagaacatacatgggcttaagcgtcagctttcgtggcatcccaTAAGTGTCACCTtaaacgtcgtcaatcatggcatccacgagcgttACCttgtggcgcacatgagagcgtcggttcgtaggattcacaaaagcatccgctttcatgtctttcatgcatcttcatcagtttatggatttttcttaaaaaatacatacaatagatacagcgtataatCATCctttcacatgcgtacaattaatactttggttgcgtaaacaggggctaccaagaaggggccgtacatacttatacctttgaacacttagcattttctttcttaaaacgtctttagtcttttcgtgagcatcttaaaggaaaagcgtttcttgtatctttaaagattctagaagagtatgaacgtaacatttacctggactccatgctacttgcatgtcattcagtccattcatgtgcttgtcagatggcaacctacatacatacacataaccttagcatcattctctatctaatgcataagtaacttaagctataaatagaactacgctatacttagaacactctccttctatctcgtgcacttacatgcccttcactatgttaaacccttcagggatcacttacggtcaccacaacttccaactcaaagtcttgtttcgagtgctcatccactaaagtgaacccattattcaccttagaattaagacactaagacattcgtcttactcttcttacaaccacattccgatGCATGATTCTGACTGATGGAAATCACGCATcacaatcctaacgatgcatccgtcactaccttcatgcatcttggcccacactaaatcctcattcccatccatacaagacacatggctctaagccaactctgaggcttaagcaccgtgcaactatgctcatgacagattacctattacatatggtgaatccgtccggcacgtgtctctcaccatattacacaggtaccttacccctttatcacctaagattaacatatataacacgttgatcacctactcgtagggacaagggccatactccgataccaatcttatCTTAATCctgctagcatgactcttcacgctacccgtcccttttgacagttcatcccaacacgtaacacgacaagacttcattcataactacgtttcatgtcacgttatatagcccgagattgctccagagctacactgtgaccttgtcgtgttacctaacattctactacatcaactcctgactcatcacgagtacggttcctcacgtactcccgtcacatcgtgacatctcgtcatgtTTCCgttacgccatttctacactttaacacttcacccatcataagcatgacttccaataaccacgtcacttcttgactttgcccagtcatgcttccgctgcgtactcttacacttattccactatttcacccatcacaagcatgactgtcagtagtcatgtcacttcgtgacattccccagtcatgcttctactgcgcactcttatacttgttccgctactttgCGCATACTCCTGGCCATAAGTCTATCACAGTGACAcatgtcacctcagactacaggctatgccataactacttcgggacactgttccacagttcccgacactatccatcacgttccacgcctatcaatcacataaccatccttatctctacgacacgccacacggagtgtcgctgctacgtggagtacactctacgtatactcccttcatacataccacatcaccactatggcatacctgccatatggtacatcactccatcacatagggtacgttccactcgtactccctttacatacgctccatcaccactatgacatatacaccatatgatgcatcacccatcatatggagtacattccacatgtactccatccatacacaccacatcaccactatgacatacccgccatatggtacatcactatatcacatggagtacactccccgtatactcccttcatacacactacgacacatcaccactatggcatacctgccatatggtacatcacatggggtacgttccactcgtaatgcgct is a window from the Juglans regia cultivar Chandler chromosome 7, Walnut 2.0, whole genome shotgun sequence genome containing:
- the LOC108984916 gene encoding uncharacterized protein LOC108984916; its protein translation is MVCISEKLKKLKRVLQIWNREEFSRVEEKLKKVEDRISELDTRLAQPYSTQLENEWLNCQQDHSQWVHREETLACQKSRTKWLVEGDDNIGFFHASIRFRKQSKRIVKMRLDDGRTLDTGEAVHEEAVVFFQRLLSVAPIASNLDEMELVQPVVSMEENEALCTAPTLEEIKRSLWSMMAWDIVKEDLLEMVEDFFAGQPLSTFFGATNLVLIPKVDEPLGFGQFSPISLYSVVYKIMSKIMVFRLALLLEKIISPEQASFISGRSIF